In Gordonia iterans, the following proteins share a genomic window:
- the modA gene encoding molybdate ABC transporter substrate-binding protein: MKWRRMFGPAMAIGAVLVMGASVTACGTGDDGHTVRVMAAASLVDVMDPLTEAYKADHSGADVQLDAAASSALVQRLKSGAKADVLITADTKTMDDAVAAGVAEDPVVVATNTLVIVVPKGNPGDVKGLDYFTTTGNRSVICASEVPCGRAAEQAISAAGGTPHPISRAVDVRAALGSVTSGEADAALVYATDAKSAGDKVETIEIPNAPVVQYPASALTDEGRDFVDLLTSEQGARILSDAGFGTP, translated from the coding sequence ATGAAGTGGCGCAGGATGTTCGGGCCCGCCATGGCGATCGGCGCCGTACTGGTGATGGGGGCTTCGGTCACCGCGTGCGGTACCGGCGACGACGGGCACACCGTTCGGGTGATGGCCGCGGCCTCCCTCGTCGACGTGATGGATCCGCTGACCGAGGCGTACAAGGCCGACCACTCGGGAGCTGACGTCCAGCTCGACGCCGCCGCCTCGTCGGCGCTGGTGCAGCGCTTGAAATCGGGAGCCAAAGCCGACGTGCTGATCACCGCCGACACGAAGACGATGGACGACGCAGTGGCCGCCGGGGTCGCCGAGGACCCGGTGGTGGTCGCCACGAACACGCTCGTGATCGTCGTGCCGAAGGGCAATCCGGGGGACGTGAAGGGCCTGGACTACTTCACGACGACGGGGAACCGTTCGGTGATCTGCGCCAGCGAGGTGCCGTGCGGCCGTGCTGCTGAACAGGCGATCTCCGCTGCCGGCGGCACCCCGCATCCGATCAGCCGTGCGGTGGACGTGCGCGCGGCCCTCGGCTCGGTCACCAGTGGCGAGGCGGATGCCGCCCTGGTGTACGCGACCGATGCGAAGTCCGCGGGCGACAAGGTCGAGACGATCGAGATCCCCAACGCGCCGGTCGTCCAGTATCCGGCGTCCGCGCTGACCGACGAAGGCCGGGACTTCGTCGACCTGCTGACCTCCGAACAGGGTGCGAGGATCCTGTCCGACGCCGGCTTCGGGACTCCGTAA
- the moaA gene encoding GTP 3',8-cyclase MoaA has product MGAPETTVLVDGLGRRARDLRISLTQACNLRCRYCMPEQGLPIMPRDELLSAAEVIRLVDVAVDDLGIGEVRLTGGEPLIRKDLEAIVGGIGEHHPDLPVSLTTNGLGLDRRAAALAEAGLSRINVSLDTVDRDLFASVTRRDRLPDVIAGIDAAVAAGLAPVKVNAVALRETLSGAPDLLRWCLDRGLQLRFIEAMPLDAEGAWDRDDYVTAAEMLEVLGNSFALESVGREDPGAPAERWRVDGGPGTVGIIASMSRSFCGACDRTRITAEGRVRPCLFSDDEIDLRAVLRGGGDDAALAAAWREVTWRKSPGHLPADVLTHPRRPMGAIGG; this is encoded by the coding sequence ATGGGGGCGCCGGAGACGACCGTGCTAGTGGACGGTCTCGGTCGGCGCGCCCGGGACCTGCGGATCTCCCTGACTCAGGCCTGCAATCTCCGGTGCCGCTACTGCATGCCCGAACAGGGACTGCCGATCATGCCGCGCGACGAATTGCTCTCGGCCGCCGAGGTGATCCGGCTGGTCGACGTCGCGGTCGACGACCTCGGCATCGGCGAGGTGCGGCTCACCGGCGGCGAACCGCTGATCCGCAAGGATCTCGAAGCGATCGTCGGCGGGATCGGAGAGCACCACCCGGATCTGCCGGTGTCGCTGACCACCAACGGACTCGGCCTGGACCGGCGGGCGGCCGCGTTGGCCGAAGCGGGACTCTCGCGCATCAACGTCTCCCTGGACACGGTCGATCGAGACCTCTTCGCCTCGGTCACCCGCCGCGATCGGCTGCCGGACGTGATCGCCGGGATCGACGCCGCAGTGGCCGCGGGCCTCGCGCCGGTCAAAGTGAACGCCGTCGCTCTGCGCGAAACGCTCTCGGGTGCACCCGATCTTCTGCGCTGGTGTCTCGATCGAGGTCTGCAGCTGCGGTTCATCGAGGCGATGCCGCTCGACGCGGAGGGGGCCTGGGACCGAGACGACTATGTCACCGCGGCGGAGATGCTCGAGGTGCTGGGGAATAGTTTCGCCCTCGAGTCCGTCGGTCGGGAGGACCCGGGCGCTCCCGCCGAGCGGTGGCGTGTGGACGGCGGGCCGGGGACCGTGGGGATCATCGCGTCGATGAGCCGCTCGTTCTGCGGCGCATGCGATCGCACCAGGATCACCGCGGAGGGCCGGGTGCGGCCGTGTCTGTTCTCCGACGACGAGATCGACCTGCGCGCCGTCTTGCGCGGCGGCGGCGACGACGCGGCGCTGGCGGCGGCCTGGCGCGAGGTGACGTGGCGGAAGTCGCCCGGCCATCTGCCCGCGGACGTGCTCACGCATCCGCGGCGGCCGATGGGGGCGATCGGTGGCTGA
- a CDS encoding molybdopterin molybdotransferase MoeA, with product MTRRSITEHRAAVGAHLSGIRRTEKVPVAVALRRITARPAHAPHSLPLFDNSAMDGFAVRAAEVQAGTELPVSGRIFAGDPATEALPPGTVMAIMTGAPLPGGADAVVPVEQTAEHDGRVRFDATAAPGAFVRPAGDDVSAGARVVDAGVRLAPRHLGALAASGIAAVEVYRRPTVAVISTGSELIRPGTEPTGGQVFESNSIVLSSLASEHGAQVVFVASARDDGDFETILTAACQDADLVLTSGGISMGEREPVRQALSGHGWFGPVAMQPGGPQGLATWRGTPVCCFPGNPVSVLVSFEVLLRDHLRDLGGLAPVPHGRARLLRDVPSIAGKTQFLRGVRCPEAGDVETVAPGAERAGDIETVAPGAERAGDIETVAPGAERAGDIETVAPVGGAGSHLAVSAASADLLIEIDAETTHVAAGTEVTTWPLT from the coding sequence GTGACCCGCAGATCGATCACCGAGCACCGCGCCGCGGTGGGCGCCCACCTCTCCGGGATCCGGCGTACCGAGAAGGTGCCGGTCGCGGTGGCCCTGCGGCGCATCACGGCCCGGCCCGCGCATGCGCCTCACTCACTACCGCTCTTCGACAACTCGGCGATGGACGGCTTCGCGGTCCGGGCCGCCGAGGTCCAGGCCGGCACGGAGCTGCCGGTGAGCGGGCGGATCTTTGCCGGAGACCCGGCGACGGAGGCGCTGCCGCCGGGCACCGTGATGGCGATCATGACCGGCGCCCCGCTGCCGGGCGGCGCGGACGCGGTGGTGCCCGTGGAACAGACCGCCGAGCACGACGGCCGCGTGCGCTTCGACGCCACAGCTGCTCCCGGGGCGTTCGTGCGGCCGGCCGGCGACGACGTGAGCGCCGGTGCGCGCGTGGTCGATGCCGGCGTGCGATTGGCCCCACGGCATCTCGGGGCGCTCGCCGCGTCGGGAATCGCCGCCGTCGAGGTCTACCGCCGGCCGACGGTCGCGGTCATCTCCACCGGGAGCGAGCTGATCCGCCCGGGAACCGAACCGACCGGCGGGCAGGTCTTCGAGTCCAACTCGATCGTGCTCTCGTCGCTGGCGAGCGAGCACGGCGCCCAAGTGGTCTTCGTCGCGTCGGCGCGCGACGACGGCGATTTCGAGACCATCCTCACCGCGGCCTGCCAGGACGCGGACCTGGTGCTGACCTCCGGCGGCATCTCAATGGGCGAGCGCGAGCCGGTCCGCCAGGCTCTGTCCGGACACGGCTGGTTCGGTCCGGTGGCGATGCAGCCGGGCGGGCCGCAGGGACTGGCCACCTGGCGAGGCACCCCGGTGTGCTGCTTCCCCGGGAATCCGGTGAGCGTCCTGGTTTCCTTCGAGGTGCTGCTGCGTGACCATCTACGCGACCTCGGCGGCCTCGCTCCGGTGCCGCACGGCCGCGCACGCCTGCTCCGGGACGTGCCGTCGATCGCCGGGAAGACGCAGTTCCTGCGTGGCGTGCGATGCCCGGAAGCGGGCGACGTCGAAACCGTCGCGCCGGGAGCGGAGCGAGCGGGCGACATCGAAACCGTCGCGCCGGGAGCGGAGCGAGCGGGCGACATCGAAACCGTCGCGCCGGGAGCGGAGCGAGCGGGCGACATCGAAACCGTCGCGCCGGTCGGTGGCGCGGGCAGCCATCTCGCGGTGAGCGCCGCATCCGCCGACCTGCTGATCGAGATCGACGCCGAGACCACGCACGTGGCCGCCGGCACGGAGGTGACCACGTGGCCGCTGACCTGA
- the nirD gene encoding nitrite reductase small subunit NirD: protein MSLNFDLSRWTRDWTAACHIDRLERLRGAAVLLPDGAQVALFRLADDRLKAVGNIDPIGRAAVMSRGIVGDRNGFPVVQSPLKKQAFSLIDGRCLDADGVSIPVYGTRIGLDGMVYVSNTPQVRFGIRPPAQTKPAATTAEV from the coding sequence ATGTCCCTCAACTTCGATCTGTCCCGCTGGACGCGCGACTGGACCGCCGCGTGCCACATCGACCGCTTGGAGCGCTTGCGCGGCGCGGCCGTCCTGCTCCCGGACGGCGCCCAGGTGGCGCTCTTCCGGCTGGCCGACGACCGTCTCAAAGCCGTCGGGAACATCGACCCGATCGGCCGGGCGGCGGTGATGTCACGCGGCATAGTCGGCGACCGCAACGGCTTCCCGGTGGTGCAGTCGCCGCTGAAGAAGCAGGCGTTCAGCCTGATCGACGGTCGTTGCCTGGACGCCGACGGCGTCTCGATCCCGGTGTACGGCACGCGGATCGGTCTGGACGGCATGGTCTACGTCTCGAACACGCCACAAGTGCGCTTCGGCATCCGTCCGCCAGCGCAGACGAAGCCCGCCGCCACGACCGCCGAGGTGTGA
- a CDS encoding sirohydrochlorin chelatase, protein MTVLLTAHGTRNPHGVAMIGDLAAAMSRRLDLPVRVAFVDVLGPTPSDVLAELPADQQVVVVPAFLARGYHVRADLPEHLAAAGHPGAVLTPALGPSPALAEALAARLREAGVRRTDAVVLAAAGSSDPQAVADVRRVATRLESLLGTRVSIGFAAPPADSAYPGIDDAVREAHRRNGRCAVASYLLADGLFQRRLHDSGADVVAEPLGLHPRVVGLACRRVLSAQLIAKTARTHAG, encoded by the coding sequence ATGACCGTCCTGCTGACCGCGCACGGCACCCGCAATCCGCACGGAGTGGCGATGATCGGCGACCTGGCCGCGGCGATGTCCCGCCGGCTCGACCTGCCGGTACGCGTCGCCTTCGTCGACGTCCTCGGGCCCACACCGAGCGACGTGCTCGCCGAACTGCCCGCCGACCAGCAGGTGGTCGTCGTACCCGCCTTCCTGGCACGCGGCTATCACGTGCGCGCCGACCTTCCCGAACACCTCGCCGCGGCGGGCCATCCCGGCGCGGTGCTGACTCCCGCGCTGGGCCCGTCCCCCGCCCTGGCCGAGGCCCTCGCGGCCCGGCTCCGCGAGGCCGGTGTCCGTCGCACCGATGCCGTGGTGCTCGCCGCGGCCGGGTCGTCGGACCCGCAGGCCGTCGCCGACGTGCGCCGGGTGGCCACCCGGCTGGAGTCGTTGCTCGGCACCCGGGTGTCGATCGGCTTCGCCGCGCCGCCCGCCGACTCGGCGTACCCGGGCATCGACGACGCAGTCCGCGAGGCACACCGCCGCAACGGGCGCTGCGCAGTCGCGTCGTACCTGCTCGCCGACGGCCTGTTCCAGCGCCGCCTGCACGATTCGGGCGCCGACGTCGTCGCCGAGCCGCTCGGCCTGCACCCGAGGGTGGTGGGTCTGGCCTGCCGACGCGTCCTCTCGGCGCAACTGATCGCCAAGACTGCTCGGACCCACGCCGGGTAG
- the nirB gene encoding nitrite reductase large subunit NirB, which yields MSKTVVVVGHGMVGHRFIEALRTRDTDNTWTVIVLGEEADAAYDRVGLSSYVGEWDRSSLAMPGNDFADDPAVELRTGVRVESIDHAAHRVRTDTGETIAYHALVLATGSYAFVPPVPGHDAPGCHVYRTLDDLDAIRADAEASLARDPDAVGIVVGGGLLGLEAANALRQLGMRPHVVEINPRLMPQQVDEGGGEHLARMIGELGIDISLSSGTQSIEPADDGGLTVTLAGDVRVEAGLLVFAAGVRPRDELGRESGLALAERGGILTDVTCATSAPDVYAIGEVAAVEGRCYGLVGPGYATAEVVADRLLGGDATFPGADLSTKLKLLGVDVASFGDALGATPGSLNVVVSDPVGGTYSKLVLSDDASTLLGGVLVGDASSYGMLRPLVGSTIPGDPVALISPASEGGEALGLSALGDDAQICSCNDVSKGTLCSAIADGSCTVADLKKCTGAGTACGSCVPLLSKLLNESGVEQSKALCEHFGQSRAELFELVQASGIRTFSGLIERFGTGTGCDICKPTVASILASTSSDHILGGEQATLQDTNDAFLANIQRNGTYSVVPRVPGGDITPEHLILIGEIARDFGLYTKITGGQRIDMFGARVEQLPLIWKRLVDGGMESGQAYGKSLRTVKSCVGSDWCRYGQQDSVQMAIDLELRYRGLRSPHKLKMGVSGCARECAEARGKDVGVIATDAGWNLYVCGNGGMTPKHAQLLASDLDSATLVKYVDRFLMYYIRTADRLQRTAPWLEELEGGLDRLREVVVDDALGLAEDFEAAMARHVEGYACEWKGVLEDPEKLSRFVSFVNAPESPDPTVEFGENNGRKVPVLLGEPAFPRPVRATEGA from the coding sequence ATGAGCAAGACCGTCGTCGTCGTCGGCCATGGAATGGTCGGCCACCGCTTCATCGAAGCCCTGCGCACCCGTGACACCGACAACACCTGGACGGTGATCGTGCTCGGCGAGGAGGCCGATGCCGCCTACGACCGCGTCGGCCTGTCGAGCTACGTCGGAGAGTGGGACCGTTCGTCGCTGGCCATGCCCGGCAACGACTTCGCCGACGATCCTGCCGTGGAGTTGCGTACCGGCGTCCGAGTCGAATCGATCGATCACGCCGCACACCGGGTGCGCACGGACACAGGCGAGACCATCGCCTACCACGCGCTGGTGCTGGCCACCGGCTCGTACGCGTTCGTCCCGCCGGTGCCGGGCCACGACGCACCCGGGTGCCACGTGTACCGCACCCTCGACGACCTCGACGCCATCCGCGCCGATGCGGAGGCCTCCCTGGCGCGCGATCCGGACGCCGTGGGCATCGTCGTCGGCGGCGGACTCCTCGGACTGGAGGCGGCCAATGCCCTCCGTCAGCTCGGCATGCGCCCGCACGTCGTCGAGATCAACCCGCGGCTCATGCCCCAGCAGGTCGACGAGGGCGGCGGCGAACACCTCGCCCGGATGATCGGCGAACTGGGGATCGACATCAGCCTCTCCTCGGGCACCCAGAGCATCGAGCCGGCCGACGACGGCGGACTGACCGTGACGCTCGCCGGCGACGTGCGGGTCGAAGCCGGGCTGCTGGTGTTCGCCGCCGGCGTCCGCCCCCGCGACGAGCTCGGGCGCGAGTCGGGCCTGGCACTGGCCGAACGCGGCGGCATCCTCACCGACGTCACCTGCGCCACCAGCGCACCCGACGTCTACGCGATCGGCGAGGTCGCCGCGGTGGAAGGCCGCTGCTACGGCCTGGTCGGACCGGGCTACGCGACCGCCGAGGTGGTCGCCGACCGCTTGCTGGGCGGGGACGCCACCTTCCCCGGCGCCGACCTGAGCACAAAACTCAAGCTGCTCGGCGTCGACGTCGCCAGCTTCGGCGACGCGCTCGGCGCCACGCCGGGTTCGCTGAACGTGGTGGTCAGCGACCCGGTCGGCGGGACCTATTCCAAACTGGTGCTGTCCGACGACGCGTCGACCCTGCTCGGCGGCGTCCTGGTCGGCGACGCCAGTTCGTACGGCATGCTGCGTCCGCTGGTCGGTTCGACGATCCCGGGCGATCCGGTCGCCCTGATCTCCCCGGCCTCCGAGGGCGGCGAGGCGCTGGGCCTGTCCGCACTCGGCGACGACGCGCAGATCTGCTCGTGCAACGACGTCTCCAAAGGCACGCTCTGCTCGGCGATCGCCGACGGGTCGTGCACGGTCGCCGACCTGAAGAAGTGCACCGGCGCGGGCACCGCCTGCGGCTCGTGCGTGCCCCTGCTCTCGAAGCTGCTGAACGAGTCCGGCGTCGAGCAGTCCAAGGCGCTCTGCGAACACTTCGGCCAATCCCGCGCCGAACTCTTCGAACTGGTGCAGGCCTCCGGGATCCGCACCTTCTCCGGGCTCATCGAGCGTTTCGGCACCGGCACCGGCTGCGACATCTGCAAGCCGACGGTCGCCTCGATCCTGGCGTCGACCAGTTCCGATCACATCCTCGGCGGCGAGCAGGCCACCCTGCAGGACACCAACGACGCGTTCCTGGCCAACATCCAGCGCAACGGCACCTACTCGGTGGTGCCGCGCGTGCCCGGCGGGGACATCACTCCCGAGCACCTGATCCTGATCGGCGAGATCGCCCGCGACTTCGGGCTGTACACCAAGATCACCGGCGGCCAGCGCATCGACATGTTCGGCGCCCGCGTGGAGCAGCTGCCGCTGATCTGGAAGCGCCTGGTCGACGGAGGGATGGAGTCCGGGCAGGCGTACGGCAAGTCGCTGCGCACGGTCAAGAGCTGCGTCGGTTCGGACTGGTGCCGATACGGACAGCAGGACTCGGTGCAGATGGCCATCGACTTGGAGCTGCGCTACCGCGGCCTGCGTTCCCCGCACAAACTCAAAATGGGCGTGTCGGGCTGCGCCCGCGAGTGCGCCGAGGCCCGCGGCAAAGACGTCGGCGTGATCGCCACCGACGCCGGCTGGAACCTGTACGTGTGCGGCAACGGCGGCATGACCCCCAAGCACGCGCAGTTGCTGGCGAGCGACCTCGATTCGGCGACGCTCGTCAAGTACGTCGACCGCTTCCTCATGTACTACATCCGCACCGCCGACCGCCTCCAGCGGACCGCGCCCTGGCTCGAGGAGCTCGAGGGCGGCCTCGACCGGCTGCGCGAGGTGGTGGTCGACGACGCCCTCGGCCTGGCCGAGGATTTCGAGGCCGCGATGGCCCGGCACGTCGAGGGCTATGCGTGCGAGTGGAAGGGCGTGCTCGAGGACCCTGAGAAGCTCAGTCGTTTCGTCTCATTCGTCAACGCGCCCGAATCCCCCGACCCCACCGTCGAATTCGGCGAGAACAACGGCCGCAAGGTCCCCGTCCTGCTGGGCGAGCCGGCCTTCCCGCGGCCCGTCCGCGCCACCGAAGGAGCCTGA
- the modB gene encoding molybdate ABC transporter permease subunit, producing the protein MTRRQPNARLPAPITGAGILGLAALVAPLVALAWAAPWGRIWALLTAPSAVSALWLSLSAAALATLCALVLGVPLAAVLASDAIRPTRLVRLLIVVPMVMPPVVIGTALLTLFGRRGLLGRYLDAWFDWTPTYTFAAVVIAQVVVAMPFLVVSVEAALRSRNIEAEEAAYTLGAGRTTTFWHVTLPEIRAGIGAGAVMCFARALGEFGATVTFAGNVEGVTQTMPLAIFLALQRDDEAAIAMAVGLVLLSVLVLVGMRGRWLPAVTGS; encoded by the coding sequence GTGACCCGCCGTCAGCCGAACGCGAGACTCCCGGCACCGATCACCGGTGCCGGGATTCTCGGCCTGGCCGCACTCGTCGCGCCGCTGGTGGCCCTGGCGTGGGCGGCGCCGTGGGGGCGGATCTGGGCCCTGCTCACGGCGCCGTCGGCGGTCTCCGCACTGTGGCTCTCGCTGAGCGCGGCGGCGCTGGCCACACTGTGCGCACTGGTGCTGGGCGTGCCGCTCGCGGCCGTCCTGGCATCCGACGCGATCCGTCCGACGCGACTGGTCCGGCTGCTCATCGTGGTGCCGATGGTGATGCCGCCGGTGGTGATCGGGACGGCTCTGCTGACGCTGTTCGGTCGTCGCGGTCTGCTCGGCAGGTACCTGGACGCCTGGTTCGACTGGACTCCGACCTACACCTTCGCCGCGGTGGTGATCGCGCAGGTAGTGGTCGCCATGCCCTTCCTCGTGGTGAGTGTCGAGGCCGCGCTGCGCAGCCGCAACATCGAAGCCGAAGAGGCGGCTTACACCCTCGGGGCGGGCCGGACGACCACCTTCTGGCACGTGACGCTGCCGGAGATCAGGGCAGGGATCGGTGCGGGAGCGGTGATGTGCTTCGCGCGGGCGCTGGGCGAGTTCGGCGCGACGGTGACGTTCGCCGGGAACGTCGAGGGTGTGACGCAGACCATGCCCCTGGCGATCTTCCTCGCCCTGCAGCGCGACGACGAGGCCGCGATCGCGATGGCCGTCGGGTTGGTGCTGCTCAGTGTGCTGGTCCTGGTCGGGATGCGGGGGCGCTGGTTGCCCGCGGTGACCGGATCCTGA
- a CDS encoding MFS transporter yields MKLTRSRTITDWDPEDVQAWNAGGSKIARRNLIWSVAAEHIGFSVWSIWSVMVLFMPEDVYGISLGDKFLIGAVATLVGALLRFPYTMATTRFGGRNWTVFSAVVLVIPVVATMVLLANPGQPLWMYLVVAALTGVGGGNFASSMTNINAFYPQRLKGWALGLNAGGGNLGVPAVQIFGLLVIAVAGNRQPYWVCAIYLVLLVIAAIGAALYMDNLEGPGVDMAAMKASLANRHTWIISLLYIGTFGSFIGFSFAFGQMLAVNFRADGQTAAEAALHAAQIAFIGPLLGSISRVYGGKLADRFGGSNVTFGVFLGMIAGAVVLVAGSASIAMCAVGFVILFVISGMGNGSVYKIIPSVFDAASRSLPLDEAGRAAYSRSMSGAVIGIAGAIGGLGGVGINLVLRQSYSSTGAATTAFVVFAAFYAVAAVVTWRMYIRVPSGAAAPADAVSAKLGS; encoded by the coding sequence GTGAAGCTCACACGATCTCGCACGATTACCGATTGGGACCCCGAAGACGTCCAGGCGTGGAACGCAGGCGGGTCGAAGATCGCTCGACGCAATCTGATCTGGTCCGTGGCCGCCGAGCACATCGGCTTCTCGGTGTGGTCGATCTGGTCGGTGATGGTGCTGTTCATGCCCGAGGACGTCTACGGCATCTCGCTCGGCGACAAGTTCCTGATCGGCGCCGTCGCGACCCTCGTCGGTGCGCTGCTGCGGTTCCCGTACACCATGGCGACCACCCGCTTCGGCGGCCGGAACTGGACGGTCTTCTCGGCTGTGGTGCTGGTGATCCCGGTGGTCGCGACGATGGTGCTGCTGGCCAACCCCGGCCAGCCGCTGTGGATGTACCTGGTGGTCGCCGCACTGACCGGAGTCGGCGGCGGAAACTTCGCGTCGTCGATGACCAACATCAATGCCTTCTACCCGCAGCGGCTCAAGGGCTGGGCGCTGGGCCTGAACGCCGGCGGCGGCAACCTGGGCGTGCCCGCCGTGCAGATCTTCGGTCTGTTGGTGATCGCCGTCGCCGGCAACCGGCAGCCGTATTGGGTCTGCGCGATCTACCTGGTGCTCCTGGTGATCGCCGCGATCGGGGCCGCGCTCTACATGGACAATCTGGAGGGCCCCGGCGTCGACATGGCCGCGATGAAGGCCTCGCTGGCCAACCGGCACACCTGGATCATCTCATTGCTGTACATCGGCACCTTCGGCTCGTTCATCGGCTTTTCGTTCGCGTTCGGCCAGATGCTGGCGGTGAACTTCCGCGCCGACGGCCAGACCGCTGCCGAGGCGGCCCTGCACGCCGCCCAGATCGCGTTCATCGGCCCGTTGCTGGGTTCGATCAGCCGCGTCTACGGCGGCAAACTGGCGGACCGCTTCGGCGGCAGCAACGTGACCTTCGGGGTGTTCCTGGGGATGATCGCCGGCGCCGTGGTGCTGGTCGCCGGTTCGGCGTCGATCGCGATGTGCGCGGTCGGCTTCGTGATCCTGTTCGTGATCTCCGGGATGGGCAACGGCTCGGTGTACAAGATCATTCCGTCGGTGTTCGACGCCGCGTCGCGCTCGCTCCCGCTCGACGAAGCGGGCCGCGCAGCCTATTCGCGGTCGATGTCCGGTGCGGTGATCGGCATCGCCGGCGCCATCGGAGGCCTCGGCGGCGTGGGCATCAACCTGGTCCTGCGTCAGTCGTACTCGTCGACGGGCGCGGCGACCACGGCGTTCGTGGTGTTCGCGGCGTTCTACGCCGTCGCCGCCGTCGTCACCTGGCGGATGTACATCCGGGTTCCCAGCGGCGCAGCGGCACCGGCGGACGCGGTGTCTGCGAAACTGGGTTCATGA
- a CDS encoding MoaD/ThiS family protein, which yields MAETITVTYFAALVDRAGCRSERLEVAEATVGGLREAIAQRHGPRTGDLARLSAVLDEDRLLRDDAAPIGDEVDLLPPFAGG from the coding sequence GTGGCTGAGACGATCACCGTCACCTACTTCGCCGCGCTGGTCGATCGCGCCGGATGCCGCAGCGAACGGCTGGAGGTCGCCGAGGCGACCGTCGGCGGCCTCCGGGAGGCGATCGCGCAGCGACACGGACCCCGCACCGGCGATCTGGCGCGGCTCTCCGCCGTTCTCGACGAGGATCGTCTCCTTCGGGACGACGCCGCGCCGATCGGTGACGAGGTGGACCTTCTCCCGCCGTTCGCCGGCGGTTGA
- a CDS encoding uroporphyrinogen-III synthase codes for MTNDVPAQRSAPPSLAGFTVAVTAARRADEFETLLARRGAHVRSAAAIAIVPLHDDVTLRSVTEELIADPPDVLIATTGIGFRGWIEAADGWGLAEDLLAGLAGTRVISRGPKPTGALRAAGLREEWSPESESSAELLAMLSPEDLDGRRVAVQLHGATDNWDPNPGFLDGLRALGGQVIEVPVYRWKTPDDRSALDALITDVAGGRVDAVTFTSAPAVASVLIRAEELGLRDPLRHALSTRVVVYCVGPVTAAPLEAIGVPSVAPDRMRLGALARLVGDDLPRRRPELEVAGHTLGVRAAAAVVDGAERDVSATGLALLKALADRPGEVLSREEMLELLPAGGDDPHAVEVAIGRLRTALGAREIIATVVKRGYRLAV; via the coding sequence ATGACGAACGACGTTCCGGCGCAACGGTCGGCCCCGCCCTCGCTGGCGGGGTTCACCGTTGCCGTCACCGCCGCTCGCCGGGCCGACGAGTTCGAGACGCTCCTGGCCCGCCGGGGGGCACACGTGCGGAGTGCGGCCGCCATCGCCATCGTCCCGCTGCACGACGACGTGACGCTGCGCTCGGTCACCGAGGAACTCATCGCCGATCCGCCGGACGTGCTCATCGCGACCACCGGCATCGGGTTCCGCGGCTGGATCGAGGCCGCCGACGGCTGGGGTCTGGCCGAGGATCTGCTCGCCGGCCTCGCCGGGACCCGGGTGATCTCCCGCGGGCCCAAGCCCACCGGTGCGTTGCGGGCCGCGGGTCTGCGGGAGGAGTGGTCCCCGGAATCGGAGTCGTCTGCCGAACTCCTCGCGATGTTGTCGCCGGAGGATCTGGACGGACGCCGGGTGGCGGTGCAGCTGCACGGCGCGACCGACAACTGGGATCCCAATCCCGGATTCCTGGACGGCCTGCGCGCGCTCGGCGGCCAGGTGATCGAAGTGCCCGTCTACCGATGGAAGACCCCCGACGACCGTTCCGCCCTCGATGCGCTGATCACCGATGTCGCGGGTGGCCGTGTCGACGCGGTGACCTTCACCTCGGCGCCGGCCGTCGCCTCGGTACTGATCCGTGCCGAGGAACTGGGTCTGCGCGATCCGCTCCGGCACGCGCTGTCGACGCGGGTCGTCGTGTACTGCGTCGGCCCGGTCACCGCCGCTCCGCTCGAGGCGATCGGGGTGCCGAGCGTGGCCCCGGACCGGATGCGTCTCGGCGCGCTGGCCCGGCTGGTGGGCGACGATCTGCCGCGCCGCCGTCCGGAGCTCGAGGTCGCCGGGCACACGCTGGGCGTGCGCGCGGCCGCCGCCGTCGTCGACGGCGCGGAGCGCGACGTCTCCGCCACCGGTCTCGCGCTGCTCAAAGCACTGGCCGATCGGCCCGGAGAAGTGCTCTCCCGCGAGGAGATGCTCGAGCTGCTCCCGGCCGGCGGTGACGATCCGCACGCGGTGGAGGTGGCCATCGGCCGCTTGCGCACTGCTCTCGGCGCCCGCGAGATCATCGCGACCGTCGTCAAACGCGGGTATCGCCTGGCGGTGTGA